A single genomic interval of Rhododendron vialii isolate Sample 1 chromosome 3a, ASM3025357v1 harbors:
- the LOC131320658 gene encoding uncharacterized protein LOC131320658 has product MKGGRKNLKRAAGEETFTLQQGQSIVQVISLRGSNLIEVMDAKGENALALFPAKFQKSMWIKRGSFVVVDESGREEAIDSGRKVACIVSQVLFHEQLRFLQKSPEWPENFKSSIIDNSWEKVEGDTSTQDETELKLSDDGGELTTTDDDELPPIEANTNRRKPSELQSDTESDSETDP; this is encoded by the exons ATGAAAGGAGGAAGAAAGAATCTGAAGAGGGCAGCAGGGGAAGAGACCTTTACTCTTCAACAAGGCCAGAGCATCGTGCAAGTCATCTCCCTCCGGGGTTCCAACCTCATTGAG GTTATGGATGCAAAAGGTGAAAATGCATTGGCATTGTTTCCAGCTAAATTCCAGAAGAGCATGTGGATAAAGCGAG GGAGCTTTGTTGTGGTTGACGAAAGTGGAAGAGAAGAGGCCATTGATTCTGGTAGAAAAGTGGCATGTATTGTTTCTCAAGTCCTCTTTCATGAGCAACTTcgtttccttcagaaatctccAGAATG GCCAGAAAATTTCAAATCCTCTATCATAGACAATTCATGGGAAAAAGTGGAGGGAGACACTTCCACGCAGGATGAGACTGAACTCAAGTTAAGTGACGATGGCGGTGAACTTACTACAACGGATGATGATGAGCTCCCACCGATAGAAGCCAATACTAATAGAAGGAAGCCTTCAGAGTTGCAATCGGATACAGAGTCTGATTCAGAAACAGATCCTTGA